GGAAGGATTAGTGTTTTAAGTCTTCAATTTTAAGTTTTTTAGAACTCATAACAGCATTTCTAATTTCTGATCTTGTTGCATCAGGTAAAGAAATTAGACCAATTTCTGCTAAAATACCATCAGGTCCAATCATATTTTCTGACATAAACATCTCTACATATTTATTCATAGAAGGAACTTCTTTTTTATGAGAGTTTTTAATGTAGAAGAATAATGATCTAGAAACAGGATATTCTCCAGATGAAATAGTTTCAGGAGTTGGAGATACATTATTAATTGTTGCACCAGAAAGTTTATCATCATTTTCAATTAAGAAAGAGAATCCAAATATACCAAATGCTTCTTTGTTCTTATTTAACTTTTGAACGATAATATTATCATTCTCTCCAGATGGAACATAAACACCATCAGTTCTAACAACAGAGTATTTTTTATATTTTTTGTTAGCTTTATTATCTTTTTTGAATAAATCAGTATATACAGGCATTTTTTTGAATACTTTTTGCATTACTAGCTCTTCAAATGCATCTCTTGTTCCAGATGACTTTGGTGGTCCATAAATAATGATTTCTCTATTTGGTAAAGAAGCATCAATATCTGACCATTTTTTATATGGGTTAGCAATTAAAGATTTTCCATCTTTAGAAGGAACTTCAGCAGCAACTGCTAATGCTAATTGTTCACTTGTAATATTAAATGCAGGATTAGATTTTGATTGTGCAAATGCAATTCCATCATATCCAATTACTGATTCAGTAATATCAGTAACTCCATTTTTTTCACACATAGTGAACTCTTTTGCTTTCATTCTTCTTGATGCATTTGTAATATCTGGTGTATTTAAATCATTTCCAGCACAAAATAGTTTCATTCCACCACCTGAACCAGTTGATTCAACTACTGGAGTTGGGAATTTAGTTGTAGCACCTAATTCTTCAGCAACTGCAGATGAGAAAGGGTATACTGTAGATGAACCTACAATTTTAATCTGATCTCTAGCACTTAAAGATACAGTAAGTGCAGCACTTGCTAATAAAGCAACTGTTGTTTTTTTGAATGTCATTTTTGTCTCCATATTTTAATTATGATATGGAAGTATATTAGTTGTTGATTACAACTTGGTTACGAAATGAAATTTTATATATGGGGATTTATTATGTAAGAACAAATGAGCTTATAGCCCATTTGCTTCAATAAGTCTTGCTTGATGATCAGCAATAAGAGGATCAATTACTTCATCAAAAAGACCGTCGTTCATAATCGCATCTAATCTATATAGAGTTAGATTGATTCTATGATCTGAGATTCTTCCTTGTGGATAATTATATGTTCTAATTCTTCCACTTCTATCTCCAGTACCAACTTGCTCTTTTCTATTGGCACCTTCTTCTTGCATTTTTTCTTGCATTTGTAAATCATAAAGTCTAGCTTTAAGAACTTTCATTGCTCTATCTTTGTTCTTATGTTGAGACTTTTGATCTTGGTTTGTTACTACGATACCTGATGGAATGTGAGTAATTCTAACTGCTGAGTCAGTTGTATTTACTGATTGTCCACCATTTCCACTAGCTCTCATAACATCAATTTTTAAATCGTTAGGGTTGATTTCAATTTCAACATCATCAACTTCTGGCATTACTGCAACAGTAATTGCTGATGT
This sequence is a window from Halarcobacter bivalviorum. Protein-coding genes within it:
- a CDS encoding substrate-binding domain-containing protein; amino-acid sequence: MTFKKTTVALLASAALTVSLSARDQIKIVGSSTVYPFSSAVAEELGATTKFPTPVVESTGSGGGMKLFCAGNDLNTPDITNASRRMKAKEFTMCEKNGVTDITESVIGYDGIAFAQSKSNPAFNITSEQLALAVAAEVPSKDGKSLIANPYKKWSDIDASLPNREIIIYGPPKSSGTRDAFEELVMQKVFKKMPVYTDLFKKDNKANKKYKKYSVVRTDGVYVPSGENDNIIVQKLNKNKEAFGIFGFSFLIENDDKLSGATINNVSPTPETISSGEYPVSRSLFFYIKNSHKKEVPSMNKYVEMFMSENMIGPDGILAEIGLISLPDATRSEIRNAVMSSKKLKIEDLKH